Part of the Sylvia atricapilla isolate bSylAtr1 chromosome 1, bSylAtr1.pri, whole genome shotgun sequence genome, TAAGGCACATCCATCACAATCTCCATAGATCTGGAGATAACAGTCAGACCAATACTACCAACTGTAGAGCCCAGATATGAAAGTGCTTTCCAATAATTTTTGGTGGTTGAGAACCAAATGTGGATTTCAAAGCACTTCCACCTGAGGCGTAGAAAGAGAGACAAACACTGCATGTGGTCTCATGTCAGAGCAGAACACAAAAACTTGATCAGTGAGACAAGTTGCTAAGTTAAGCAGACTGAGATCTCTGAAATTCGCCCAAGGCATTAGTTATGTCAGCAATATATAAAATGATaatttgcaaacattttttaaagacagcagGCTAGCAGCAAGCTTTTGAGATGCTGTcccacagaaaatggaaatagagtatataaactgcaaTAGGGTCTTGCCCACAACTTGTGATctacatttttgtttgctgaaagATACCTGATGCCTGGGATATTAGCATCTGGGCACCACCAGACAAGCCTTCTTCCCCTTGCTAAGCAGAACTGCCTCCCTCTTGATATACAGTTACCCTGAAACCAGGGAAAGTCTAAGAGATGTGCCATGACCAAGAAGTATCTGTGCATTTACACGTGAGCATGTGCTGGGAAATACTTATTCtgatgaatttttcattttactgcaaGGAATGAGATGCCCCCAAATTCTGCAGCCATGCTTTCTCCCTTTTGGGAAGTAACTTGGAGCAAAATTCTGTGCTGAAAAAACTTACAGTGTCAGGTATTCCAATCTAAAATATGCATACAGGAGGAAATTAAACAGACAGTCCATCCTGCTGGCATGAAAATGCTCCAACTATAAGAAAACAAGAGATCTATCTACATGTCCTTTTGGCGGTGGTATGCTGCCAAAGATTTGAATGAGGCATTTTATGATGTTTTTCAGGATTCATTAATTCTCATATGAGTTGTGGTCAGAAGAAATGAGCGagctgaaattaattaaatgacTGAAGAATGGAAGTGCATTGCCAAATGCAGAAACTAGGTGTTTTGGCTCTATTATTTCACATGTCTACTTTTCTACATTTGCACTTTGATGAAAAGCTTCCTCTGCTGTAATGTGTTAGAAGGACAGTGTCCTGCCTGGGATCCTTGTCTTCTCCTGCAGTCACCAGGAGCTTGGGGCAGTTTGAAGAAAACTTTTAGTTTATTTGGATTTGCCTTTAGCCCTGAGACATAGTTAGAAGAACTTGGCAAAATATATTTGGCTTACTGAGtaaaagaaatgtgaattaaaataacccaaaatgtttttaatttggtgggttttttccttcagaatccACATAAATCCAAACCCCCACAGAGTAAAATGATATTCAGCCACATTTTTTGAGCTCTAGCAGGAAAATTAAGTCATGCATTACAGATTCAAAATGATAGATTAGTCCTAagaacagaacatttttctctATGCCCTCACTAAAATGGTTGATTGCTTATCACAGTTTTTCTACTAGGatctttccatgttttcctgttttagtGTTACCTGTGACAAATAAACAGTCAGGCAGAAGGAAGAACATGCATATTTTCCTGTAACAAATAGGAAATTAATCCCATAAGCTAGGTCTCTGAACTGTTgtacatacataaaaatatcacTGTTCTGTGAAAGGATAGTGGGAGGATATGGGAAATGTGATTCCTAATAAgcctttcacaaaaaaaatcttatattaAACTAGTCAAACAATACAACTGTAATGTAACTACAGAACTAATGTATCACAGCTCTTATTGTTCTTAGGTCTCTCTCTGAGAAAGAAATGTGGCTTATGTATTTCTATTAATTCATACCTTCCACTGCATGAATGAGGTACAAAATGAAATTACCTTTGAAAAGGTTTGGGTCTTGTGTATGATGACTGAAAATTGAGTGTTCCCTTTGATTCTCAGCAAAACAGATCTTGATTTTGATCTGGTTGTCTCAAACTTCTGCCCAGAGCCGTGACCCGGACGCGTGTCTCACACAGGTGGGCAGATCGCCGGGAGCCTGGCGGTGGTCAGCGATGGGGCACACATCCTGGTGGACCTGACCAGCTTCCTGATCAGCCTCTTCTCGCTGTGGCTCACCTCCAAACCTCCTACCAAACAGTTCACCTTTGGGTGGCACCGAGCAGGTAGCAAACATGTCACAGTATGAACATGTGGAATGGAAAAGGGGAGTTACCATAGCCAGGGACTGGAGAACCTGCTGATGTCCAACGGGTCTGCAGGCATTTAGAGACAGTGCACTAATGCTCCCACAGCTCTCAGGACAGGAAACAGAGCAAGGCAGTGAATTGCAAAGAAGTAAAGAGTCATCTCTTATCTAAGAGCACGTCTTTCAGTTCATTTTTTACCACAGTTTTGGGCTGGTGCTAACTTGGGTTGAAATAACAGCAACTTCTCTCACTGACTCTGTGTGGAGGACTGAGCTCTCAACTTGTTATGAAACAAATTTCTATAAAAGCAGCCATAAAAATTTGTGTTTGCTTCATTTCTAAggcaaattattaaattatttttaaaagtccacAATGTTACATTTGTAGAAAAGTGAGATCCTTTAACATTAACCCTTTTCTAGATTGTCTCCTTTCATATGTCTTTATCACTGTTGGTTTTTACCAGacacaaacagatttttaaagcacTCTGTCCTCAACCTAAAACAATGATTTTACAGATGATTTCTAGTACCAAAAGCCTGACAATGAAATACAAGTTTTACAAAAGACAAGAACACCAGCAAAAATACTTACCATGAGAATAATTTTCTGGGAGTATGAGTGTGTTCAAGATTTAGATACCTAAATATCAATGCATATGAGCACCTTTAAGCACAGAGTCCAAGTCTCTGATAGATTCAACAGAAATCTTGACTCCATTCATCCTCCTAAACATAGAAGTCCAGTGTTACATCCCTAGGATGGCAGAGGCTTATGCATGGCAGTGGCAGCTGTTGCACAAAACCTATAGGAGACTGCACAAGGTGCCAAGCACAAAATCAGGACATGTTAAATGTGACTAGACACTCATAGCTAAGAAATCAGTAGGTGTTCCTAGTCAGCCAGTGAAGAAGGGAACTGTGTGAATCACCATTAATTTGATGTCCACTCTCCAGAGAGGGAGCTTAGACACTTAGGTAATGCCCACAGGTAAGCAATTTCATTGTCTCTGTCTGAAAGTAAGTCTCATGTTGAATGTCTCAGGGCTCAGTTTTGTTGCTTATATGTAAATGATTTGTGCCATTTGAAATCCACTTGCCGCTCTGGAAGTCTATGGGTCAATTATACACCTTGTGTCAAGCCACACATGGAGACAGTGTACCTCAAATGGCTCTTGACACCTGTGCACCAGAACCAAGGACTCAGATGATAAATGCCTCAAAGATGTTCAGTAGTAAAGTGCAGAAACAGCTTCTGACTCATGTCTGTAGGCCAAGGTTGGTTGTAGCTGCAGGGAGTACCAGGGAAGGCATATGCCGTACTCATCCTGTATTTCTGTAGCTCCCTAAGTGTATTCTACCAGCTCTGTTGGAAACAGGCTGCTGGGTGAGTGGGAGGTATGGCTCAGGAATGGTTGGCATTATGTAGACAACACACAGCTGAATTTTGCAGCCTTAGTAAACTACTACTTAATATCAGTTGGTCAACCATTACTTCTCATGTTTCTTATCTTTTATCCTTGGGGGGAAAAGAGTGAGAGACCTCTCTTGTGGATGTAGGCAAGTTCAGCCACTTTATGTGACTTCATCCTCAGTCTGAAGTAGATTATTCTTATTTTGTCATTGCAATGCAGAACTTCCaatcctttatttctctttttatcctGGTAGCTAAAAGAGTCTTGCATCAAATGTTAGAAGCTATTTAATTGCATTCCATGACTGTTATCCTGTTTCTTGCTTATTTTCCCTGCTATATTCTCAGTTTAATATGCAGGTGGGTATCTTAATAGAGTAGCTAAGGGCAGTCAGGTGGCATAAGTCACTCTTCACTGACTACCAAGGTCTTGCAGGTGCAGCCCTCCATGACACTGGAAGATGTTTCTTCACTGCTTCTCTCAAACTGATATATATTGTCATGAAAAGACTCTGTATGGCAGTGCTCAGCTTTAGCCATCTGAATGCTTCCTGCCCTCCATGCCAAAGCAGTGCAGCTACTtttacaaacacagaaacacaataTTGAATAAGATTAATAGTGTGAGCCAAACTATTTTCAGGTACAAAAACTGTCTTGCACCTTcattttcctcagctctgtAGTCAAAGATTcccacagctgtgctctgttGGTGCTAGTagttctgaaaaaaagtaaCTGAGAACATCTTGAGTGAAGTATTTAGTGCAGCTGAACTGATCTGTAAGCTTTTGCCAAGATATTACATTGAAAATTATTATGTAAAGATGACCACTAACATGTTCTGTTATGGAAGATATGCATAAATCCATACAGGGATACATGTGTTCACAAGAGCTCTCGGCTGCTTTCATGCAAGTGACAGCACAGCCATCAACACCTTCAGCTGGGCCGAGTTTGCAGGGGTTCAACCTGCaactagcagaaaaaaatttgtatGACTTATGTTTCCTTCTATCTACTTTTAACCAAAACTAGATTCCCCTGTCGGTGCACTTTGATttactatttttcatttttaggcAAAATGGTTATTTGATAAGCTTTTGCAGCCTGCAAATGGGGAGGATCCCcataaaatcatatttaaaaaatcataagcTGTTTTAATGGATCGTCAGTGGAGGTCTGTGCAAATGCTTTCTGACTGTCTACTGCTTTTCATTTACTGTGAGCTTGCATTTTCTTGGTATTGTCTCGGTTGTGCTCATTTACCCATTCAAGTCACATGGCAATTACTAGTTCCATATCCTATTAAAAGCATGCTGCATGTTCATATGCACTTCCCTAGACCTCTCCTATAACAGTGCAATAAAAGGTGGCCTTGGGGACTGGATTTATTTGAGCCCAACTCAAAGCCAATagagacaaaattaaattttgctaccctggggaaaaaataacttcttttgtTCTCATCACAGCTAGTGGCACAAAAATGACTTTGTGGCATTGGCAGAATGAGTTCCAGGATAAGTTTTGCTGACAGGACTTCATTGGGAGCTGCTACTGTCTTTCTGAAGTGTGAAGTGGTGAGAGGTGTTCAGAAACAGGGGAGGCTAATGGAGGGAATTATGTCTGACAGTGGATttggctgagctgtgcctctctctttccttcaaACCTCTGCTCCTGTGATGAAGATGGTCTTGTTGGGAGAGGAGGGCTGGTCTTTATGGGTTTCACGCCACAGTCAGGGCCAGGCAAACTCCTTTTGCTCTTTCAAGAACTCCCCAAatgttttttcacatttctccaATTTCTTAGAATGTTGCATGAACTCAGCggtggaaagggaaaaacagtAGGAGCAGGTAGAACAGGGTTAGGCCACCACATACACAAGGCTACCCTGGATAGCCACTGGATTTACTATAGTCAGAAAGGAGTTTGGTCCATTCTTTGTGAGCTTTAAGACTGCCAGCATACAAGAAGCAGCTCTCCTTGCTATTAAGCTTATAAACCTGGAACCATTATCATCAACCTCTtacattttttgctttcctaTTCTGACtgttaaaatcagatttttttcattcctagAAATTCTGGGAGCTTTGATGTCTATGATAATAGTTTGGATAGTGACTGGTGTGTTGACATATTTGGCTTGCATGAGGCTGCTACACCCAGATTATGATATTGATGCTACAGTGATGCTCATTacctctgcttctgctgtgctCATCAACATCCTGTAAGTTATTTTGTTCTCCTCTCATATGACATTTGAATCTTGAACCTGCTACTggaattcaattaaaaaaaaaatagagagagataATGGCCTCAAAAATATCAAGTGTTTATGAGTTCCATGAGGATATGGAAAGGGGCCAAAAAGAGAGGTCCTGCTTCTCATTGCAAGTTGCAGTTGCTCTCCCCCTTTCTGTTAGCTGCCACACTGGGAAGGCAAATTATGAATCTACAAACCCCAGGAAGAGATTATTCTCCATGTCACTTTTTATTAGATGTCAGAATATTCAAGAACTCTGTAGAAAATGAGGCTTCATTAATTACTCCATTCACAGACTTTCTTGATTATGCAAATCACTGAAAACCTAGGAATTGTCTGCTCAGCCACTCTGCATTTCTACTTAATGTGTCAGATTTTACTGTTCAGCATTCAGAAGTGACAGGGGTGGTGATGTGTATGACCTCACTGCTCTCAGAGATGCAGCATATCCTCTGATATTTGCAGCTTTACATCTCTTGCAGACTAAGCCTGATTCTGCACCAGACTGGCCACGGGCACAGCCATGGGGCACAAGCCAGGGAATGCGTGTCAGCCCCTCTGGAAAAGCCAGCTCTGAGCAATGCCAGCCTGCGGGCAGCCTTTGTGCATACCATTGGAGATCTATTCCAGAGCATTAGTGTGCTAATTAGTGCACTTATCATCTTCTTTAAGGTGGGTTTTATTAGTTGATATGCCTTCCTTGCAATCAAGGATAAGTGCTATTTTCACAGCACTGTGACACAAGGtattatgtaaatatttcctctgtCTTAATCATACACACTGTAATTGTATCAAAGAGAATTATACTTATTCTTGGGAACTGAAATAACTGTGGAGAGTGTAACCCTTGCTTCTTGGTGTTTCAACTGGATACTTTGGTGTCTCTCCCTTTCTTCATCTGTAGCGCCCTCTTTCTCTGTGCTGAGGCTCCCTAGCTGGTAAAGGATGCCAGCACTCATTCTGTACTAGATAAatggaatttattatttttttcatgctaaCTAATTAAAAACGACAATAAccaacaaaaatgaaattaacaaAATGGTGTGTTCATATTTTTCTAGCCAGAGTACAAAATAGCCGATCCAATCTGCACATTTGTGTTTTCCATCTTCATTTTGGCAACTACCATCACGATTTTAAGGGATATTTTAACTGTGTTAATGGAAGGTAGGACCTGATTCCAGAATAAATACACTTAatactttgatttctttttctgttgttttctccATAATGCTTATATATAGTGAAAAAATATAATAGCACATTTCAGCATCACTTTCCGATATTCTCATGATTCTGATCATTCTTTAAACCTACTTctaattttaatcaaaattgTTTTCTACCATTACATTAGGTTTATACATACGCCAGTTTTTGTGAAAATCTGTGTACTGCTGTTTTGCTAATGAGCTCTGAGTTGCTTTTGTTTGCCATATGTGTAGCATTTCTTTCTATCACTCCTTTGGCATATGAGATGGCTACTCGTCTTGttcattttgtatttccttCACCCATGTGAAATATAAGTCTTCGCCAAGAGAAATGTGCTTGGGCTGTGCTTTTCACGACTGTGTCTGTGAAATAGTCTGAGTGCAAGAGACAGaagtttaaaagatttttagtTACATGAGTCCAGAAAAGCAAGCTGTTGGAGATTTCCAGTTGCATTCCAGTGCATGGGAATAAACAattctcagcacagcagcagcaagaagagCCAGGCTTAGCAATATTTAATCCTGTCAGCAATGGGCCTGAATATTTGATTTGCAATGACTTGAGCAGTCACAGATGCATGTTTTTGCCTTTGTCACACTTAATAATATAATGCAACCTCTTTCTCAGCTGTGAAGACATGAGGATTAAAGGGAAAAGTAGCTCTAACAGTGCAGGTTTTGAATGGATACTCAGTGTGGCTGCCTGGGTGGctattccttctctctttcactTGCACCTACTTGttccaagaaataaaatatatgataCTGTTACAGTAGTTTCATTCCAGGGTTGGTTTGCTTCCAGTGATTGTGAGATAGAGATACTTCCATGTAGAAATGTACCTAGACAAGAGTACAGCAACTGATTGTATTTTGGCTGCCAAAATATCAAATCTTTTGgttacttgggaaaaaaaaatcaaactaccAGGAAGGGGGAGCAACCCCTGACACTCAAGAGTGTCTTTCTCAAAGCAGTGACTCCCAACTTCTGTAAGCAGTGCTGACATACCCAAGTCAGCAGTGCTCTGTTCCCCTCTGCATCAAGCCCACTGTCCTCCTGGGGGAACTCTCTGGGGAGTCTTCTGTCTCCTAAGTAGATTGTTCTGctcagaattttctgaaaagaaattggatgctggagctgctgtttcagtTTACTGATCCAAGGGGAGCATGATGAATTCATGCTGCTCACATAGGCATAGAGATGCCCTCACAAAAGATGTTGTTGCAAAACTATGACAGGATCTGGCTCAATAGCTCGCTACCCTGTGTAAACTGGACATTCATACTGCCCCCTAAAACACACATGCGTCTCAACCTTCCGTGGAGAAGTTTAAAACAAGGGATAGGATAATATAGCACAGGGAACTCTGAAATAGATGGCCTTTCCAAAGCATTGGatacttttataaaaataatacatcTGAGTGAATAAAGGTTCATGATTCATTTTCCTCTATTGATCATAATTCTTAtcccttaaaaatattttttcccatcaaTTTCTCCTTTTCAGGAACATCAAAAGGATTTGCTTATGATGCTGTAAAAGCAAGAATTTTAGCAGTTGAAAAAGTGGAGTCTGTTCACAACCTTCATCTTTGGTCTCTGACAATGAATCAAACTGCTCTCTCTGCTCACATTGCCACAGGTCAGTAAATTTCTGTAAGCAGGGAGTAACTATTCAGCTGCTGTCTAGTAAAGGTCAGTCTTTCTTGATTCAGATTAAACTGACTGTATATCTGttgcttgttaaaaaaaaatcatagttttgttggaaaaataaaatcaacattaataataaataaacctCTCAGATCATTGTCCAAACAATAGGGACCTCTACTTAGCCCAGAACTTGAAAACTGCAGAGGTTGTGGGACAATGAAGTAAAAGACAAGATacttaaattaaattaaaataattagacTCAAACCAGATTTTTACCATAATTTTGTCAAACTTGAAAACTGTTGGTCTCTACAAGAAAAACATACAGAGCCAGTATGCATTCCTGATGTACCTTCAGCAGTAGAACAATCTTTAAATATAGATGAAGTTTAGAGGTAGCTCcagttcatattttaaaatattattttaaattgtagtCCTTATCCCAGTTGACAAACTGTCCACTACTCAggtaatttttcttatttgtctGTCAGCTTTTTatgtattaagaaaaaaaaaaaaaaaaaaaaaaaaaaaaaaaaaaaaaaaaaaaaaaaaagccaggtgTGTTTGGCCAAGGACAGGGCTAGAGGTGAAGTCCTCCACAGAGTCCCCCTTTCCAAAAACAGAGGGTCTATCCGCCAC contains:
- the SLC30A8 gene encoding proton-coupled zinc antiporter SLC30A8 codes for the protein MATEKGLERTCLVSERNTKKYSLALDRMSWLQKNSNEERQQQEEEVTGANPAYHCHSYSQAHENRKREQHQARRKLCVASVICTFFMIAVITGEYVCGQIAGSLAVVSDGAHILVDLTSFLISLFSLWLTSKPPTKQFTFGWHRAEILGALMSMIIVWIVTGVLTYLACMRLLHPDYDIDATVMLITSASAVLINILLSLILHQTGHGHSHGAQARECVSAPLEKPALSNASLRAAFVHTIGDLFQSISVLISALIIFFKPEYKIADPICTFVFSIFILATTITILRDILTVLMEGTSKGFAYDAVKARILAVEKVESVHNLHLWSLTMNQTALSAHIATADTMNSQKILRDVTQALFEHYSFHSITIQIESGENQKPDCVFCQEPRD